In one Myripristis murdjan chromosome 5, fMyrMur1.1, whole genome shotgun sequence genomic region, the following are encoded:
- the LOC115359645 gene encoding protein FAM3C: MRLRGFLCIVAGIAVILLIWGVSISPSNIHDIVRQIILGIPQKVAHPTTAPKPAIKCNLSRRCPPDHFAFHIISGAADVVGPNICFEGKIIMSNLLNNVGLGLNMVLVNGENGVIEKFDYLNMKDGNPKDILAYLKAIKPGTIVLVASFDDVTPKMTNEMREIFVGLGSSLIKSVKRRDTWVFAGGGGTSKNSPFEKQAVSDEKTNIYGAWPEMVEVAGCFPRKS; encoded by the exons ATGAGACTACGAG GTTTCCTGTGCATTGTTGCTGGAATTGCTGTAATCCTGCTGATATGGGGAGTCTCCATCAGTCCATCCAACATACATGATATTGTGAGACAGATTATTCTTG GAATTCCACAGAAAGTAGCACACCCAACCA CTGCACCTAAACCCGCGATAAAATGCAACCTGTCCAGACGCTGTCCACCTGACCACTTTGCTTTCCATATCATAAGCGGAGCAGCTGACGTTGTTGGGCCTAATATCTGCTTTGAGGGTAAAAT CATCATGAGCAATCTGTTGAATAACGTGGGATTAGGGCTGAACATGGTGCTGGTGAATG GTGAAAATGGGGTGATTGAAAAGTTTGACTATCTTAATATGAAAGATGGAA ACCCAAAGGACATCCTGGCATATCTGAAGGCAATCAAACCTGGAACAATTGTTCTGGTGGCGTCGTTTGATGATGTGACCCCAAA aatgacaaatgaaatgaggGAGATATTTGTTGGATTGGGAAGCAGCCTGATCAAGTCTGTGAAACGCAGAGATACCTGGGTGTTCGCTGGAGGTGGTGGGACAAGCAAGAACAGCCCCTTCGAAAAG CAAGCCGTCAGTGATGAGAAAACCAACATTTATGGAGCATGGCCGGAGATGGTTGAGGTAGCTGGCTGTTTTCCCAGGAAATCCTAA
- the LOC115359506 gene encoding sortilin-like has product MVTRMSTQQAEPRLHPGVIVSVIFVTLAAIVAAILIIKKYCFPVNEATYRYSLLKRLEDQGSVVTEEDNDMGPDTVGEESDEDLLE; this is encoded by the exons ATGGTCACCAGGATGTCAACTCAGCAG GCTGAGCCAAGGCTGCATCCCGGGGTCATTGTATCTGTGATCTTTGTTACTCTGGCAGCGATTGTTGCTGCCATATTGATCATCAAGAAATACTGCTTCCCAGTCAA TGAGGCCACATACAGGTACTCTCTGCTCAAGCGGCTGGAGGATCAAGGCTCAGTagtgacagaggaagacaaTGACATGGGGCCGGACACAGTGGGAGAGGAGTCAGATGAG GATCTCTTGGAATAA